tggcgccctcttctatagataataaataaatggaaggaggaggaagaaggaagaagaagaaggaaacagagccagatatggtggcacatgacaagcagatctcagtgagttcgaggccagcctggtctacagagctatatagtgagaccatgtcttgaaagaaaagaaggaaacagcTACCGGGCCTGACATCACTCCAGAATCAGCACCAAGGTGCACACTGAACCCATATACACCCAGCCCTGCCCAGGGCCCAACCATTACCAGCGCTGCCTTCAAAGGGCCTGTCATGGACACTCAATGGGGATGGGGATGCCGGAGATGGAATGGGCACTTGCTGCCGAGGGAGTCCACTGGCCCCAGAAGCCAGGTCCTCCAGCTGTCCTACGCTGGAGCCTAAAGATAGAAAGACCGTATCAGGGCTGGGCATATCGGATCTGTCTGTTAGGGAGGCAGTCTCTGTGGTGATGACAGATACATCAGGCATGGGAGAGGATGCCCAACCCAGTGTCAGCTCCACACCAACTAACACTGGGTCACTCACCGGCCTCATGGACTGGAGGGACCCCAGGTTCACTTGGGTCACTGAGAAGAAGAGAagatgtcaggggccagccagcaGAAGGCCCACGCAGACATGGCGAAGGGTAGACACTTGCCTCTCAGGGGCAGCCAGGACATCCCAGAGGAAGATGGCATCCCCCACGCTGAGGACCTGCTGCTGATCAGGGGTGAAGGCTACAACATGTACAGGCTCAGAGTGGCCAATGTATACCTGGGGACAGCAAGAATCATATCCCTGTGGGCCCGGAGCATGCCTAGGATCCTGTGCTCCCAGGATCTAGGTATCCCCGTGTAGGATTTGGCCTCAGCAGACAGAGGGTTCTACACATCACCTCCCATCCTTCCAGTCCCTGCCTTCCCTCGCTTGGTCCTCCagggggctcctcagcctctTGCTGCTTACAGCACACATACCTGGCAGCCGGAGTTCCCCTGTGCTGGATAATCCCATACTGTAATGGTCCGGCCAGTGGCTGCCAGCAGCAAACTCGAATCCTCactaagagccagagaggagcaGGCTCTGGAGCGGACACTGGAAAACTAGAATAAAGTTCTCTCAAAGACGCCCCTTTGTGGTGGTGCAGTGGGCCCTGGGGGCCAGGcttcaggaagagagaaggatcaGCAGGCCGGCTGCCCGTAGTCCCATGACTCACCTTCCGGATAGTGTGTCCCGACACAGCATCCAGTACCACAATTTTGTTAGAGGATGTGGACACCAGCAGATGGCCTGAGTCCCCAGGGCTGAAGCACACAGCCACAGCCCAGTCCAGGTGGTTGCTGGCCAGGTTGAGGGTGCTGACATCAACGTGTAGTAGCTGGGGGGCAAGAGACCACTAGTCTCCAACTCCAGGTTTAGTTGGCACCACCCAACTTGGGAGGGAAGTGGCTTCAGGAGCACCTACCTGGGTACCCAGACATAGCCCCACATGGGAAGCTGACCTTTTGGAGCATGATGAGTCCAGGACCCCTTAGTATCATAGATAGGCCTGCAGCTACTTCTGAGCAACGGCAGCCTCTCACCTACTCCTGGACCACTTCATACTCCATCTAGCCAGGTAGAACCCCTGACCTAGGTGGTCCCACACTCACCTCGTCCAAGGAGGCTGACTCCATGACTGTCACCATGCACTTAGAGGGGCCCACAAAGGCCAGCCGGCAGCTGTCTCCACTGACTGCCAGAATATTGGGGTTGGGGCGGCCATCCTGATATACCATGTTGGCTGCAGCAGCACAGAGCAGTGGGTCAGCAGGTGTGATGGGAGACATTTAATCCCATCTCCCCTGCAGCATACACTGGCCCTCTACAGCTTCCACAAAACATGCACTTGAGTTCACCAGTCCTCACAAGCCATGATCAGGCAGGCATAAGTCAAGGAGGATCATCAAAGGCACAGATGCCCTTTTAACGGGTTTCTCCTAACCACTTTCCTGGTGCCCAAGCTACCCACCTTCTACAGCGGAGTAGGCACAGACCCTTACTGACCCTTGGCTTGTGAAGAGGGTTCAGAGACCCCTCCTTGGTGGGAGGCACATGGCATAACATAGGCCCTGAGTGTGGAAGCAATGCCCTGCTCTGGTTAGATATTTTTGTAAACTTGAAACAAcaaaatcatctgggaagagggaatgtcaACTGAGAACATTCCTCTGTCAGACTTGCCCAtaagcaagtctgtggggacattttctgtttttcttgttctctccctctttgtttttttgtttttttgtttttttttttggtttttcaaggcagggtttctctgtgtagcagccccggctgtctgtagaccaggctggcctcgaactcacagagatttgcctgcctctgcctcccgagtgctgggattaaaggcatgtgcctccactgcccggcagagcgttttcttgattaatgactgacataggagggcccagcccatctTGACAGTGCCACTtttgggcaggtgatcctgggttgtgtgagaaagcaggctgagcaagccacaggcagCAAGCTAGTGAGCAGTTCTCCTTCATGGcatttgcttcagttcctgccttccctGGAGGCAGTATGAGCTCCAAGATGAGTAAACcctcttcctcaagttgctcATGGCCGTGGTCTTTACCACAGCAATGGGAAGCTACCTAAGGCAGGTTTCCGCAGTGCCTTGGAGCCAGTGTGAGTGGCTAGGAGCCTGACCTGCCACACGTAGGACGCAGCATCGGGAGACGGCACAGCTGTACTGGACCAGGGAGCCCTGAGAACAGGAGCTGAACAGGAATCTGCCGTCAGGGGTGATGACCAGGCTGGTGATGGCCCCTCGGTGACGCCTGCACCACACACGGGACACTCACTGACCTTGGTCCTGGGAGCTAAGGTGGGGCTCATGGGGCACTGGCTTTCCTGCAAAGGGTCTTCCCCACTTGGGTCCCACACTCACTGCTAGTGTGTAAGCCCGGGTCCCCTGGGGGCACTCACGTGTGTTCTACCAGTGCTCCAGAGTCCTCCAGGCTGAAGGAGCGTACAGCCCCACTGCTGAAGCCACAGAAGAAGTTTGGCAATGTGGGGTGGAAGGCGACAGCACAAGGGGTTTCACCAGAGGAGAAGTCATACAGCTGGAGGGGGCCACCAGGAAGGGTGGGAGGGGCCAAGAGACAAGAGTAGCCTATGTGATTTTAACACCAAGTTTCAGAGACTGGGCTGGAAGGACCAAGTTCCCTGTGGGTCCCCTGCCCATAGCCTTTCAGTGTGGCATCTGGATCCATCCCCTGACTGCCTTTTGCCACTCCCCACCTGTTGGAGGGTAGCTAGATCCCAGATGCGAACAGTGTGGTCAAGGGACACAGTGGCCATCTGTCCCCGGTTCTGTTCTGTAGAAAGCGCCAGCACTGGGGCCATGTGGGAGCGTGCCAGCACAGTATACTCCCGGGAGGGGACGTCCAGGAAGCCCAGATGGCCTGAAGTAGTGGTGGACAGCACACGCAGGCCATCGGGACTGAAGGAGACTGAACTCACAGGGCCATCGTGTTCTGTGGGAAGGATGGGTCAGCAGCCTCTGGGACCCAGCAAGTTCCAGAACTAGCTCCAAGAAAGCCACAAGATGTGAGCACTGAGGTCCCCAAGACACAGACCACATGTTCTGTTGCTGCCAAGGTCACCAGGGTTTTCTGCCCACTAGCCACTGCCCCCAAAGCCCCTGAGAAACCAGTCTGCAGCCAGCACTGTATCGACAGGCAGGCAGGCTCAGGACAGCCCCCGACCTCATAACTCACTGTTCAGACCAAGAATAGTGTTACCAAAACCAGAGCCAGAGGATCCCAATCTCCCCTGTGGCAGGGCCAGCCCTCCCCAAGCTAGGATAGACAGACATCTGCAGTCTCACCGGCCTCTAGGAGCACCGAGGAAAAGTCCAGGGGCCAGAGTCGCAGGTAGCCATCCTCAGAGCCCACAGCACATGTGGCAGTAGAGACGCTGAGGCTGCTGATGGCAATGCCGGACCCTGGGAAGGGCAGGCATCAGCACCTCAATGTGACGTCACTTCCCCCAGGGACAGGTGCCCACCTACCTGAGCTGAAGTTCTGCTTCTCAGTGAGCGGAACAGCAGGGGGCTGTGTGGGCAGCAAGCGGCGGATGTGCAGCACAGCCATGTGCTGGTGGTCAATCTCCAAAATGTGGCCGCTATGGCTACACACAAAGCTGCCCAAGGAAGGTAACAGGTGAGGTAGGGTACTCAAGGTACAGGGTGGGCTGTAACCCTGTGGGCAGGGACTCACAGTATGCTGGCCGAGGGTGCCCGGTGGCCATCCGGGGTCTGTGCAAAGGCAAggtcagtgagttccagagcacaGTACTCTCCTAGGTCCACAGCACAGGAGCGCAGGGCACCACCCCGCAGTCGCCACAGCCGCACACTGCCCCTACCACATGACGCCATCCTATAGGCATGGAGGAGTAAGCAAAGTGGAGCAGAGGGGCTCAAGGCCCAATAAACCCTGTCCCAGTACCTTATAGCCTGGCCACATCACCTGGTTTCATCAAAAAAGGCAATCCGGAAGTTCTGAATATCAAAATCAGTATGCACTCTTGCAAGAACCACTACCTCGCCACCAAGGCCCACCTGGTCTGTGCCccaggccaccaccacctgcaacAAACCCACAATGAGCTCCAGGTGCAGACATCAAGCTCTGTGAGAtctttgcctggctctgccctgaACTGAAAGGCCTAGTTGAGGCCCCAGGCCCTAAACAGCCAGAGGCTTTCCCCTGACACAGAAATTTGTCCCTGGATGTCAAGTCGGCAGAGTGCAGCTGAAGCTATCTAAAGATATACGCAAAACCTGACTGAGGCTGGGTATATTTCAGTGGCAAGGCAATTAATTGTCTAACGTGTGAAGCCCTGGAttggattcccagcattcagggaaAAAAAGCCAGAGGCAGTCCATACTAAAACACTGGGTCACTTCAGAGCAGCTAAATGCCACAACTCTGACAACACTAAACATTTAAATACAGATTTGGagtatgtagccctagctggcctggagctcactatgtagaccagactagccaaGACACatgcccacctgcctctgcctccccaaggctagggctttaaacccagcactcagaggcagagagaagtaagaggatccctgtgagttcgaggccagccaggtctacagcacaagttccaggacagccagggctgttacagagaaacccagtctcaaacaaaacaaaaggaatgtgTCACCCCACCCAGACCATcttgattctctctttctctctctttttttttaaaagatttatttattacatatacagtgttctgcctgtgtgtatgcctgcaggccagaagagggcgccagatctcattacagatggttctgagccaccatgtggttgctggaaattgaactcaggacctctggaagaatagtcagtgctcttaacctctgagccatctctccagcccgattctctcttttttaaaaaagattttatttttattttatgtatattagtgtttgtctgtgcagtgcccatagaggccagaagaaggcattggatcccctgggactagggatccagacaattgtgagcctccatgttgaTATTTGGAAATAAACCCAGGGggctctggaaaaacagccagtgttcttaaccagagTCATCGCTCCAGCCCCATACATACCACTTTAataaacagacacaaacataaacaaaagctttAGAAAGCAGAGGCTGGGTGGAGCTCACTATCCAAGCGGCAGGGCCCCACCTCCTGTACTAGTTTTGCTGACACATTACCGTCCTCCCGTGCTTGTCCTTGCCCACACCGCAGAGGAGCGCACCACTGCCAGAGAAGCTGTAGATGTGGAAGATGAAGTCAGCAGCCTCTGAgcacctcccactcccactcccaccgCCCTGTCCCAAGGCTGCCGCACCTGAGGGAGCAGATGGTGTGCAGTGGGCTTCGGAAGAGGGACAGGCATCCCCCAGTCTGGAAGTCCCAGAGACGCACCATGCTGGGAGGCTGCACTTGGGCTGAGGCAAGCAGTGTATCATTCCCATCAAGTGCCAGTGCAGAGACCTGGGGAAGCATAATGAAGCAGAAGGGTATATGGCCGGTAGGTTCACTCTCCCCACCCAGGCCCAAGAGTCATGTACCTTGTCTGTGTGGCCAAGGAAAAATCTCTGCTGTCTAGTATCAATGTGTAGGACGATGATGACTGCATGGCAAGGGTAAACAACAGACACGCCATCTTTGGTCCACAGGGCCTAGTACATGAGGGCCAGAACCAAATCACCCACAGAAACCCAGCCCAGTCACTCTTGGCTGCTTAGAAGGGGAAGCTGGCACATGAGcgcatgcaaatacacacacacacacacacacacacacacacacacacacacacacacaccaaatcttTATGGGGCTGGAGACTCAGCCATataaagcacttgttgcttttacagagggccaggttcagttcctagcacccacatcacagctcacaactaactgcataactccagttcctgggtatccaatgccctcttcccagcactcgtaggagatatatatatatgtatatgtatatatatatatatgtgcatatatatatatatacatacatacatacatatgcaggccaaacattcatacacataaaataatctttaaaaaaaaatttttaagatgtaacccaggctggagagatagctcagccgttaagagcacttgactgcttttccagaggtcctgagttcaattcccaccaaccacatggtggctcacaaccatctgtaatgggatcagaaCCTTCTTctagtgtgcatgaagacagagcactcacacacaaaatacataaataaataaatcttaaaaaaaaaaaaaaaaaaaaagccgggcggtggtggcgcacgcctgtaatcccagcacttgggaggcagaggcaggtggatctctgtgagttcaaggccagcctgggctacagagctagtccaggacaggctccaaagctacagagaaaccgtctcgaaaaagcaaaatttttttaaataaattaattaatttaaaaaaaaatgtaacccaGAGCTATTGGGTCTTTGGGAGCCCTTTAATCCAGCCATGACCTGTCAGATCTTTCCAAATGAATGGGGGACACCATGACCTGACCCCCATTCGCCCACACATTAATGAGTAGATGTGGGCAGGGCAGGGCTTCTTAAGGACCATAGAGAATAAAAAGCCCAAGACAGGAGTAGCAATCTGTCCTTTCCAAAAACTCCTTCATGCCACCCAATGAGAACAGGCCTGGCAATGACCTCAGAACCTCACCCACTGGGTGCTGTGACCCCCAAAACCGATGACTCCTTTGAGCCTCAGGACTGGGTCTGGGAGGAAGAGCTGaaatagaaaatgcaaaataaGATTCGAGGAACTCACTCCATACCCTGCCAATGGCAGCACCTATCTCACTAAAGCCCAAATGCCTTCCGATGGGCACTCACCTTACAGGAGCCGAGGTCCTCAAGGGCCATGGGCACCCTAGACGATTTGTCAGCAAGTACATGTTTACCACTGACCACTGTGTGTGCATCAGTGGCCTCGTCCCAGGCTGAAGGACGTTGGCCAGGGATGCTGGAAGCACGTACACTGGAGACCTCTGGATGCTTGTAGGTCAGGctgacctctggaagaagtcTGGGTGCCGAGGGGACCTGGCAGGGCTGTAGCAGAACACGTGCCATCAGCACCCTAGGGCCACCACTCCCTAGCCCTTCCCAAGTGCACTCACCAATATGGGACTAGAGATCTGGGCCACAGGGGACCCACTGCTCAGCAAAGGTTTGCCAAAGACCACTGGATGAGGCGGGCGCCGTGACACATGCCCTAAGACAGAGCAAAGAGTCAGAGTGGTCTGCAAGAGGCCAGCAAAGGTGCAGGGTGGAAGGGGTGGCCCCCCTCAGCCCTTCTACAGACACTACACCACAAACAACACAGCATCATTCTACCCCAGACCCTGCAGCTCCCCTCCCAACTGGAAAGCTTGAGGATCAGCTGCCACTATGCACAGACCTTAAATGTGGTTCTGGAAGCTCAGATGACCATCAGCTAGGTACCTCCAGGCTGCCCCAGGCACACAACAGCTATAGTCTCCACACTACTGAAGCCGTCTCAGGATCCCCCGATCCTGTCCACACCAAGCCCTACTCACCATGTACCTACCTGCCTCTGGAGGGGGGCAGCTCCTCTCAACCTGCTCATGAGGTGCTTTTGAGCTATCACTTGGAAACCTCATGGGTGGCAAACAGAGGCAGAGCAAAATCAGTATGTGGGGGCTGAAGGTTCCCTGGCCACTCACCACCAGAGGTTCAGAAATGCTCACCGAACATGGATGTAAAGGTCATGCCAGCTCTCCCCTTTTGGCACTGGGAAGGCCATTTCTCGAGGCACGGGGTTGACAGGCAACTTTGCACGCCGGGCCTCAGTGACAGTGACAGCTGAAATGATCAGGGCTGTTCTAGATCAAGGGGAGTTTGTCCTATCCTTTCTCGTCCAGGCAAGATGCAATACCAGGCATCTGCCAGTGTAAGCTGGGCCACCAGCCCACCCCAACACTTCTTCTAGAACTGAGGCCATTGGTGCATGGCTCTCATCTGCTGGAAGAGGGTTCCAGCCTTCTAATTAGGATGGAGCATGAAGTGTGGGCCTTACCAGGGTCAAAGCACAGATCACTGGTGTAGAGGTTTCTGACTAATAGGCTGGCACACAGCCTGATGCTCTTGAGGTGGCCGTAGTGCCGGTTCAGATAGAACATCAAAATGTCATGCAGGTCCAGCTGCAGGCAGGTCCAGCGGACATCACGAGGAGCTACACCTGCCAGGTCTGCATGACAGGTGCAACGTTAGTACCTCTCTGTTTTGTGTCCCCATTCCCATAGTTGCAACCCTCTCAGCTCCAGACCCCAGCCGTCCTCAAGGCCACACACAAGCCCAGCTGGGCCTGTATCATCCCATTCTAGGCTTTCAACCTGCTGTCCCTGAACCAGGTGTCACCACCTCTTCTGGACGTCTTAGTCTCGAAGACAAAGGGGAActgaagccatgtggcagaggacTTGAACTCCTTAAAGAGGTTGGAGAAAGACACACGGATGACCTGGCCGTCctgtgaggcagagggaggccaTTAGATGGAGATTACGGGGGAATAAACAGCAGCAAAAACACACAGCCCTCCTTCCAATCTGAGCACCTCAGTGGACACGTCCAGGTGGATGACAAAGTGCTTGGTAGGCAGGGGCCGGAAAAGTACATACAGGTACCGCCCAGTCAGCCCCAGGGACTGGGTACTGGTTCTAGGAAGCTGAATGTAGTTGCTGGAGGAAACAGACCCACGGATGCGGTACACGGCGCTCTTCAGGACCTTGTCCTAGAAAGAGATGGGAGCTGCACACAGCGCAAAGCTGGAGGATACTCAGAGTGCCCACCCGAAAGATTTTTCAGGAGCAGGAAAGCCCCCAGCCAGTACCGTCACCACGGCCACATCTCCCTCTTTGCTGGACCGTTTCCACTCATCCACCCTGAAGTGTCGGAATACGTTGAGGAAGGGGTGCTGCCAAGCTGCAGGAGAAGGGACGCCTCCTGAGCTCCGGTCTTGGGCAGCGCGCCGCGACCTTTCGCCTCCGCCAGCGGGACGGGCTTCCGCGCGAGGGATAGGGAGTGACGCAGGGGGGACCTCCAACCCGGGGCTCCCAGAACGCGAGACCAGACCGCAGCGCGCCGGGCGCGCACCGCCACCTCCGGCCATGGCGCTACAGCTCGCGCTTCCCGCCTCAGCTGACGCTGCCCTACGCAAGACACGCATTACGACGCCTAGCAACAGCCGCCTGGCAACATTGCGTCACTTCCGCCAAGGCAACGCTCCGGGCTCCTGTAGCTGCGTGGCACCCGGTTGCCTAGCAGcctcaccccaccttcccccccacacacacccgcCTCTTGAGTGTTCCCAGGCCTCTCTGGGCTCGCCCTGGCCACTCCCATCGCTTCCTCCTTGGGCCTCTGCGGCTGCGCCTAGCCCCCCACCCAGGCCAcctgttttattgttattgttggttttgaggttttgttttggttttttttgttgttgttgtttttcgagacagggtttctctgtgtagctttgcgcctttcctggaactcgctttggagaccagactggcgtcgaactcacaaagatccacctgcctctacctcccgagtgctgctgggattaaaggcgtgtgtcaccactgcccggcttgttgtttttaagggtttatttattatgtatacagcgttctctctgcatgtatccctgcctaccagaagagggcaccagatctcattatagatggttgcgaGTCAAGTATTTGTccggaactgaactcaggacctctcttaacctctgagccatctctccagcccggtcaGCTGTTTTAAATTGAGGTGATCGCCAACCCTCTCTGAGGCCTACATGTTTGAGGGACTGAACCTTTTTTCTGTATATGAGCAGGAGAGGTTATGCTGAGGCCTGTCCGTATCCACAGTCCACCCAGGCTGGGTCTCATGGATGTTTTCTAACCCTGTGGAGGCACCTGATCAGCACCCAGTTACTCTGGGTCTCTCTGCTTCAGGAAAACAAGTTACCAATGCTCACTGGGGCTAGGATCCCAAATAACCACCTTCAGCACAAGGTCACCACATACCCAAAGACCCTTGAGACCTATTTCCCAATATCCCACAACCAGGCCTCCCGACGCACTTAAGGGTTGCTCCTATGTCAGGGACCTGGCTAGGGAGCCACTTCAAGTGGTTAGGGTTCATCTTACAataaagtgctttttttttctcttcagaatcCCTGTCCACCCAGTGATTTCCTACCAGCCTAGCCATTGTAAAGTTAGGCTGGGTCAGCCAGACTTCCTGAGGCCCCACTCAGGGGATGCTTTTTTTTCAGATGCTGGCCAGAGCCTAAATATGTTTTTACAACTCTTAACTAATACATTGGATTCCTTGATCTTTTTCaacctttttgagacagaatctatgtagaccaggctggttttgaactcagtgTCAGCCTCTGGAAttcagggattaaaggcctgggccaccactCCCTGCAGATGCCTACAGCCAGGTGGCTGACCTCCTTATCTGCCTTTTCCACAACAGCCAGGcctttgttcttccttctcctccttccttccaggcAATTCAGAGGTTTACAGCCTGCCTGCCCTGGGCTTTTCCTTAAGGCTAATAAATTCTCAAACCCCTATTTGAGTCTgttctctgtccttgagctgctgttAGTGaccattctttatttttattttttaaagacagggtctatgtagccctgcttGTCTTAGAGCTCACTTTGtgggaccaggctggcttcaaactcacagagagcctcctgcctggcctcttaaattcttttttttccccctaaagatttatttattatgtatacagaagagggtgccagat
Above is a window of Onychomys torridus chromosome 8, mOncTor1.1, whole genome shotgun sequence DNA encoding:
- the Wdr90 gene encoding WD repeat-containing protein 90; translated protein: MAGGGGARPARCGLVSRSGSPGLEVPPASLPIPRAEARPAGGGERSRRAAQDRSSGGVPSPAAWQHPFLNVFRHFRVDEWKRSSKEGDVAVVTDKVLKSAVYRIRGSVSSSNYIQLPRTSTQSLGLTGRYLYVLFRPLPTKHFVIHLDVSTEDGQVIRVSFSNLFKEFKSSATWLQFPFVFETKTSRRDLAGVAPRDVRWTCLQLDLHDILMFYLNRHYGHLKSIRLCASLLVRNLYTSDLCFDPAVTVTEARRAKLPVNPVPREMAFPVPKGESWHDLYIHVRFPSDSSKAPHEQVERSCPPPEAGHVSRRPPHPVVFGKPLLSSGSPVAQISSPILPCQVPSAPRLLPEVSLTYKHPEVSSVRASSIPGQRPSAWDEATDAHTVVSGKHVLADKSSRVPMALEDLGSCKLFLPDPVLRLKGVIGFGGHSTQWALWTKDGVSVVYPCHAVIIVLHIDTRQQRFFLGHTDKVSALALDGNDTLLASAQVQPPSMVRLWDFQTGGCLSLFRSPLHTICSLSFSGSGALLCGVGKDKHGRTVVVAWGTDQVGLGGEVVVLARVHTDFDIQNFRIAFFDETRMASCGRGSVRLWRLRGGALRSCAVDLGEYCALELTDLAFAQTPDGHRAPSASILFVCSHSGHILEIDHQHMAVLHIRRLLPTQPPAVPLTEKQNFSSGSGIAISSLSVSTATCAVGSEDGYLRLWPLDFSSVLLEAEHDGPVSSVSFSPDGLRVLSTTTSGHLGFLDVPSREYTVLARSHMAPVLALSTEQNRGQMATVSLDHTVRIWDLATLQQLYDFSSGETPCAVAFHPTLPNFFCGFSSGAVRSFSLEDSGALVEHTRHRGAITSLVITPDGRFLFSSCSQGSLVQYSCAVSRCCVLRVAANMVYQDGRPNPNILAVSGDSCRLAFVGPSKCMVTVMESASLDELLHVDVSTLNLASNHLDWAVAVCFSPGDSGHLLVSTSSNKIVVLDAVSGHTIRKFSSVRSRACSSLALSEDSSLLLAATGRTITVWDYPAQGNSGCQVYIGHSEPVHVVAFTPDQQQVLSVGDAIFLWDVLAAPESDPSEPGVPPVHEAGSSVGQLEDLASGASGLPRQQVPIPSPASPSPLSVHDRPFEGSAGTFSTSDEEGPCEENHVSEAFLQGQGPTPPVLVEREASGAGDGPREAAKGSWAPAAVPYHCSQTGEWSLRRVKAGLPTRPDSYKHFTARYKASTRVKSVSLPPVGREQLRLKAVVGYNGNGRANMVWRPNTGFFAYTCGRLVVVEDLHSGTQQHWLGHPQEISTLALNQDGQVLASASCCGNTAARCQIRIWDVPKGLCRHILSHHDTAVQALAFSPDDEFLVTLGDYADLTLALWSMATYELLSSTRLPEPAHGVAFNPWDANELISVGTSAITFWLLQHHGTDTSFQVHREPVPEELGTSELTSLCCGASPLLYCGSSSGQVCVWDTGTGRCFLAWEADEGEIGVLLCSGSRLVSGSNTRRLRLWAVGVVPELRRKGSSARSNSVLMERELTLDGAVVSASFDSGMDMGVVGTTAGTLWYISWTEGTSTRLISGHRSKVNEVVFSPSESHCATCGEDGSVRVWSLASMELVIQFQVLNQSCLCLAWTPPSCERPEQQQVVAGYSDGTLRVFSISRTAMELKMHPHRTALTAIAFSTDGQTILSGDKDGLVAVSRPCTGMTFRVLSDHRGAPISAIQSTGKEYEDLGVEGGELWLAASGDQRVSIWASDWLRDRCELLEWLSFPAPATSEALGLLPPSLAAFCPWDRAILVCVGLGTHEEVLFYSLRQKQVVQKMPLPFFAMSLSLSPGAQLMVVGFAECMLRLLDCVSGTAQDFEGHDDSVHLCRFTPSGKLLFTAAHNEILVWKVTSP